In one Sphingomonas hankookensis genomic region, the following are encoded:
- a CDS encoding threonine aldolase family protein, protein MRFFSDNAAPACPAVLDAIVAANGQDTAYDGDALSRRLDARFADLFGCEVAVLWVPSGTAANCLALTAMCPPHGGIVCHAEAHIQNDEGGAPEFYTHGAKLMLLDGDGAKLDAPTIDAFLSTIRDDVHQVQPHAVSITQATEAGRVYTPDEVAAIGALAKARNLGLHMDGARFANAIAHLGCTPADVTWQAGVDALSFGFIKNGGMSAEALVFFRPELAKVARYRRKRAGLLASKGRFLAAQLLAMLDGDVWLANARVANAGAAMLAQAAGDRLVHAVEANEVFLRLTADEAAALRAQGFDFYDWGVGQARLVVAWDQDAATVAPLAQAIAAL, encoded by the coding sequence ATGCGCTTTTTTTCCGACAACGCCGCCCCCGCCTGTCCCGCCGTCCTCGACGCGATCGTCGCCGCGAACGGACAGGACACCGCCTATGACGGCGACGCGCTGAGCCGCCGCCTCGACGCGCGCTTCGCCGACCTGTTCGGCTGCGAGGTGGCGGTGCTGTGGGTGCCGAGCGGCACGGCGGCCAACTGCCTCGCGCTGACCGCGATGTGCCCGCCGCATGGCGGCATCGTCTGCCACGCCGAAGCGCACATCCAGAATGACGAGGGCGGCGCCCCCGAATTCTACACCCATGGCGCCAAGCTGATGCTGCTGGACGGCGACGGCGCGAAGCTCGACGCGCCGACCATCGACGCCTTCCTGTCGACCATCCGCGACGACGTACATCAGGTGCAGCCGCACGCCGTCTCGATCACCCAGGCGACCGAGGCCGGCCGGGTCTATACCCCGGACGAGGTCGCCGCGATCGGCGCGCTCGCCAAGGCCCGCAACCTCGGCCTGCACATGGACGGCGCCCGCTTCGCCAACGCTATCGCCCATCTCGGCTGCACCCCCGCCGACGTGACGTGGCAGGCGGGCGTCGACGCGCTGTCGTTCGGCTTCATCAAGAATGGCGGCATGTCAGCCGAGGCGCTGGTCTTCTTCCGCCCCGAACTCGCCAAGGTCGCCCGCTATCGCCGCAAGCGTGCCGGGCTGCTCGCGTCGAAGGGCCGCTTCCTCGCCGCGCAGCTGCTGGCGATGCTCGACGGCGATGTCTGGCTCGCCAATGCCCGCGTCGCCAATGCCGGGGCGGCGATGCTGGCGCAGGCAGCGGGCGACCGGCTGGTCCATGCGGTCGAGGCGAACGAGGTGTTCCTGCGCCTTACCGCCGACGAAGCCGCCGCCCTGCGCGCGCAGGGGTTCGATTTCTACGACTGGGGCGTGGGACAAGCGCGACTGGTGGTGGCATGGGATCAGGACGCGGCGACCGTCGCCCCGCTGGCACAAGCGATCGCCGCGCTATGA
- a CDS encoding NAD(P)-dependent oxidoreductase produces MRLLIFGLGYTSRAIAARLEPRGWRVVGTTRDGRDGSIAFADRDRVRFEAEQATAILSSVPPDKDGDPVLERYRDVLGGRTLAYLSSTGVYGDAGGGWVDESAPIAGRRANRNAADAAWLALGARVFRLPGIYGPGRSPLERVAAGEAHRVDCPGQVFSRVHVADVAKGVAYGLTKPAGSYNVSDNLPASQNEVVEYAARLLGVAPPPFVPLETLSPMARAFYGENRRVANGKAKRLLGWAPDYPDYRFGLRALSATTSPAKASAAPAPASGDQR; encoded by the coding sequence GTGCGCCTGCTGATCTTCGGGTTGGGATATACGTCGCGGGCGATTGCGGCGCGGCTGGAGCCTAGGGGCTGGCGGGTCGTGGGCACGACGCGGGACGGGCGCGACGGCAGCATCGCCTTTGCCGACCGCGACCGGGTGCGGTTCGAGGCGGAACAGGCGACCGCGATCCTGTCCAGCGTGCCGCCGGACAAGGACGGCGATCCGGTGCTGGAACGGTATCGCGACGTGCTGGGCGGGCGGACGCTCGCCTATCTGTCGTCGACCGGGGTGTATGGCGATGCCGGCGGCGGCTGGGTCGATGAGAGTGCGCCGATCGCCGGGCGGCGGGCGAACCGCAATGCGGCGGATGCGGCATGGCTGGCGCTGGGGGCGCGGGTGTTCCGGCTCCCGGGCATCTATGGGCCGGGACGATCGCCCTTGGAGCGGGTGGCGGCGGGGGAGGCGCACCGGGTCGATTGTCCGGGACAGGTGTTCAGCCGGGTGCACGTGGCGGATGTTGCCAAAGGTGTGGCGTATGGCCTCACAAAACCGGCAGGATCGTATAACGTATCCGATAATCTGCCGGCGTCGCAGAACGAAGTGGTGGAATATGCCGCGCGGCTGCTGGGCGTGGCGCCGCCGCCGTTCGTGCCCCTGGAGACGCTGAGTCCGATGGCGCGGGCCTTTTATGGCGAGAACCGGCGGGTGGCGAACGGCAAGGCGAAGCGGCTGCTGGGCTGGGCGCCCGACTATCCCGATTACCGGTTCGGTCTGCGCGCCTTGAGCGCCACCACCAGCCCGGCCAAGGCCAGCGCCGCACCCGCCCCGGCGAGTGGCGACCAGCGATAA
- a CDS encoding DMT family transporter: protein MSDTPRSATPAVLIPFAIVTLIWGSTWIVIRDQLGVVPASWSVTYRFVIAGVTMLAWGWWRGDRVRLDRRGWLFAAGLGLAQFCLNFNFVYRSEQYVTSGLVALMYALLVVPNSILARIFLGQRMGRQLLVGSAIALAGVALLFLHEAREHPENGPAVVLGLGIALAGVFAASVANVMQATPTARAYPMVPLLGVAMLIGAAIDAAYASLTVGPPVFDWRWSYVGGLLYLGIIASAVAFTLYYGLIRTIGPAKAAYNGVVVPVIAMLLSTLFEDYRWSPLAGAGAALALAGLVVALKARRPNR from the coding sequence ATGAGCGACACCCCGCGTTCGGCGACCCCGGCGGTCCTGATCCCCTTCGCCATCGTCACGCTGATCTGGGGATCGACCTGGATCGTGATCCGCGACCAATTGGGCGTGGTGCCGGCGTCGTGGTCGGTCACCTATCGCTTCGTCATCGCGGGCGTGACGATGCTCGCCTGGGGCTGGTGGCGCGGCGACCGGGTGCGGCTCGACCGGCGCGGCTGGCTGTTCGCCGCCGGCCTTGGCCTTGCGCAATTCTGCCTCAACTTCAATTTCGTCTACCGCTCCGAACAATATGTCACCTCGGGGCTGGTCGCGCTGATGTATGCGCTGCTGGTCGTGCCCAATTCGATCCTCGCGCGCATTTTCCTCGGGCAGCGCATGGGGCGGCAGCTGCTGGTCGGATCGGCGATCGCGCTGGCCGGCGTCGCCCTGCTGTTCCTCCACGAAGCGCGCGAGCATCCCGAAAACGGCCCGGCGGTCGTGCTGGGGCTGGGCATTGCGCTCGCCGGCGTGTTCGCGGCATCGGTCGCCAACGTCATGCAGGCGACACCGACCGCGCGGGCCTATCCGATGGTGCCGCTGCTCGGCGTCGCGATGCTGATCGGGGCCGCCATCGACGCCGCCTATGCCAGCCTGACCGTCGGGCCGCCGGTGTTCGACTGGCGCTGGTCCTATGTTGGCGGGCTGCTCTACCTCGGCATCATCGCCTCGGCGGTCGCCTTCACCTTGTATTACGGGCTTATTCGCACGATCGGCCCGGCCAAGGCGGCCTATAACGGCGTCGTCGTGCCGGTCATCGCGATGCTGCTGTCAACTTTGTTCGAAGATTATCGCTGGTCGCCACTCGCCGGGGCGGGTGCGGCGCTGGCCTTGGCCGGGCTGGTGGTGGCGCTCAAGGCGCGCAGACCGAACCGGTAA
- a CDS encoding M28 family metallopeptidase, which translates to MRLLPLALLLASTGALAQTAPLTPEEAAMRAHVAFLASDDMKGRAPGTPEYDRAAAYVAEQMRAAGLQPAGDNGTYLQSVPLASAVPAGKGSLTAAGRPALTFGSDYLTSTSFLEPDFRRSGEVVFVGRGVVDAANGIDDYAGLDVRGKIVAYLYGAPASLPSEIRAHLASGDTKRATAAAKGAIGVIQIENTEQTHRYPFSYLMSVYRSPRMTWVGKDGRPHVAGSGAPSIASLSATGAAKLFTGSALDWAAVVKADAAGQAMPRGATGVRVSTKQRSRVTRFTSSNVVGVLPGSDPALKGEYVALSAHLDHIGISTDPTLPKGADRINNGAMDNGVGTAAMIEVAKQFAADPRKPRRSLIFVSVTAEEKGLIGSEYFALHPTVPQGSIVADVNLDMPILSYRFEDMVAIGADHSTVAQAVARAAGKRGIALSPDPEPEEAIFVRSDHYSFVKAGIPAVSLDTGWKGPGKAAVADFLEHRYHQPGDDMNQTFDWTAGRMFVAINHDIALDLADADARPRWNKGDYFGVLYNGYGAK; encoded by the coding sequence ATGCGCCTTCTTCCGCTTGCACTGTTGCTGGCATCTACGGGCGCCCTTGCCCAGACCGCGCCCCTGACCCCGGAAGAGGCGGCGATGCGGGCGCATGTCGCGTTCCTCGCGTCGGACGACATGAAGGGCCGCGCGCCCGGTACGCCCGAATATGATCGTGCCGCCGCCTATGTCGCCGAGCAGATGCGCGCCGCCGGCCTGCAACCGGCGGGCGACAACGGCACCTATCTGCAGAGCGTGCCGCTCGCCTCGGCCGTGCCGGCGGGGAAGGGGAGCCTGACCGCCGCCGGGCGGCCGGCACTGACCTTCGGCAGCGATTATCTGACCTCGACCAGCTTCCTCGAACCCGATTTCCGCCGGTCGGGCGAGGTGGTGTTCGTCGGGCGCGGCGTGGTCGATGCGGCGAACGGCATCGACGATTATGCCGGGCTGGACGTGCGCGGCAAGATCGTCGCCTATCTCTATGGCGCGCCGGCCAGCCTGCCGAGCGAGATCCGCGCGCATCTGGCGAGCGGCGATACCAAACGGGCGACGGCGGCGGCCAAGGGCGCGATCGGCGTGATCCAGATCGAGAATACCGAACAGACGCATCGCTATCCCTTCAGCTATCTGATGTCGGTCTATCGCAGCCCACGCATGACGTGGGTCGGCAAGGACGGGCGTCCGCATGTCGCGGGCAGCGGCGCGCCGTCGATCGCGTCGCTCAGCGCGACAGGGGCCGCCAAGCTGTTCACCGGATCGGCGCTCGACTGGGCCGCGGTGGTGAAGGCGGATGCCGCCGGACAGGCGATGCCGCGCGGCGCCACCGGCGTGCGGGTGTCGACGAAGCAGCGCTCCAGGGTGACGCGCTTCACCAGCAGCAACGTCGTCGGCGTGTTGCCGGGCAGCGATCCGGCGCTGAAGGGCGAATATGTCGCGCTGTCGGCGCATCTCGACCATATCGGCATCTCGACCGATCCGACGCTGCCCAAGGGCGCGGACCGGATCAACAACGGGGCGATGGACAATGGCGTCGGCACGGCGGCGATGATCGAAGTGGCGAAGCAATTCGCCGCCGATCCGCGCAAGCCCCGCCGCAGCCTGATCTTCGTCAGCGTGACGGCCGAGGAGAAGGGGCTGATCGGCAGCGAATATTTCGCGCTGCACCCGACCGTGCCCCAGGGGTCGATCGTCGCCGACGTCAATCTCGACATGCCGATCCTGTCCTATCGCTTCGAAGACATGGTCGCGATCGGTGCCGACCATTCGACCGTGGCGCAGGCGGTGGCGCGGGCGGCGGGCAAGCGCGGGATTGCGCTCAGCCCCGATCCCGAGCCGGAAGAGGCGATCTTCGTGCGGTCCGACCATTACAGCTTCGTCAAGGCGGGGATTCCGGCGGTGTCGCTCGACACCGGATGGAAGGGGCCGGGCAAGGCGGCGGTCGCCGATTTTCTGGAGCATCGCTATCACCAGCCGGGCGACGACATGAACCAGACGTTCGACTGGACGGCAGGGCGGATGTTCGTTGCGATCAACCACGACATCGCGCTCGACCTGGCCGATGCGGATGCGCGGCCACGGTGGAACAAGGGCGATTATTTCGGGGTGTTGTATAACGGTTATGGGGCGAAGTGA
- a CDS encoding transglycosylase domain-containing protein, with translation MRGLGVFILLLILAIGWLAFTAPMSKSLEPPAPPSITLLSAEGTPIAERGANIGKPVDAARLPAHVTEAFMAIEDRRFRTHWGIDPRGIARAMWTNTAAGGVRQGASTITQQLAKNAFLDSDRTAARKIREVLIAFWLEAWLTKDEIMSRYLSNAYFGDNAYGLDAAARHYFSRAPKDLTVGQAAMLAGLVKAPSRLAPTSNLKGARARQAVVVGAMEDAGYLTPAEANRVKPAVLRVTGNSTLPSGTYFADWVLPQARDREGGVGADRKVTTTLEIRMQRAAERAVRNAGLRQTQVAIVAMRPDGRVIAMVGGKNYAASPFNRAVQARRQPGSTFKLFVYLAALRSGLNPQSQVLDEPVTIGEWSPKNSDGRYLGTITLERAFQRSSNVAAARLTKEVGVKNVIRAARDLGITTPIANEASIALGTSTTSLLELTSAYAAIAAGEAPVIPRGLAQQDEPTWLDRLRSTRRTLSRDELEGMRTLLAASIRQGTGIAANLPVDAFGKTGTTQDNRDALFIGYAGGIVAGVWLGNDDNSTNPGLAGGGLPARIWRDFMRQALNLRDPVPVAAPEPEPIDNAIDAVQDMLGNPFDAPPTIEGPGFDVSLDRDGQVRIGPNDRRRREEEPPPPEDRRPPEEDEQ, from the coding sequence ATGCGCGGGCTGGGCGTGTTCATCCTGCTGCTGATCCTCGCCATCGGCTGGCTCGCGTTCACCGCGCCGATGTCCAAATCGCTCGAACCGCCCGCCCCGCCGTCGATCACCTTGCTGTCGGCGGAAGGCACGCCGATCGCCGAGCGCGGTGCGAACATCGGCAAGCCGGTCGACGCGGCCAGGCTGCCCGCGCACGTCACCGAAGCGTTCATGGCGATCGAGGACCGCCGCTTCCGCACCCATTGGGGCATCGACCCGCGCGGGATCGCGCGGGCGATGTGGACCAACACCGCGGCGGGCGGCGTGCGGCAGGGCGCCAGCACGATCACGCAACAGCTGGCGAAGAACGCGTTCCTCGATTCGGACCGCACCGCCGCGCGCAAGATTCGCGAGGTGCTTATCGCCTTCTGGCTGGAGGCGTGGCTGACCAAGGACGAGATCATGTCTCGTTACCTGTCGAACGCCTATTTCGGCGACAATGCGTACGGCCTCGACGCCGCCGCGCGCCATTATTTCAGCCGCGCGCCCAAGGACCTGACCGTCGGACAGGCGGCGATGCTGGCAGGCCTTGTGAAAGCGCCCTCGCGCCTCGCCCCGACCAGCAACCTGAAGGGCGCGCGTGCGCGGCAGGCGGTCGTCGTCGGCGCGATGGAGGACGCGGGCTACCTCACCCCGGCCGAGGCGAACCGCGTCAAGCCCGCCGTGCTGCGCGTCACCGGCAACAGCACCCTGCCCTCGGGCACCTATTTCGCCGACTGGGTGCTGCCGCAGGCGCGCGACCGCGAAGGCGGCGTCGGCGCGGATCGCAAGGTGACGACGACGCTGGAAATCCGCATGCAGCGCGCCGCCGAACGCGCGGTGCGCAACGCCGGCCTTCGCCAGACCCAGGTCGCGATCGTCGCGATGCGCCCCGATGGCCGGGTGATCGCGATGGTCGGCGGCAAGAATTACGCCGCCAGCCCGTTCAACCGCGCGGTACAGGCGCGGCGCCAACCCGGATCGACCTTCAAGCTGTTCGTCTATCTCGCCGCACTGCGATCGGGCCTCAATCCGCAGAGCCAGGTGCTCGACGAACCGGTCACCATCGGCGAATGGAGCCCCAAGAACAGCGACGGGCGCTATCTCGGCACGATCACGCTGGAACGCGCGTTCCAGCGGTCGAGCAACGTCGCCGCCGCCCGCCTGACCAAGGAAGTCGGCGTCAAGAACGTCATCCGCGCCGCCCGCGACCTCGGCATCACCACGCCGATCGCCAACGAAGCGTCGATCGCGCTCGGCACCTCGACCACGTCGCTGCTCGAACTGACCAGCGCCTATGCCGCGATCGCGGCGGGCGAGGCACCGGTGATCCCGCGCGGCCTGGCGCAACAGGACGAACCGACCTGGCTCGACCGGCTGCGTTCGACCCGGCGCACGCTGTCGCGTGACGAGCTGGAGGGGATGCGCACCCTGCTCGCCGCCTCGATCCGACAGGGAACCGGCATCGCCGCCAACCTGCCGGTCGATGCGTTCGGCAAGACCGGCACGACGCAGGACAATCGCGACGCGCTGTTCATCGGCTATGCCGGCGGGATCGTCGCCGGGGTGTGGCTCGGCAATGACGACAACAGCACTAATCCGGGGCTGGCCGGCGGCGGCCTGCCCGCGCGCATCTGGCGCGACTTCATGCGACAGGCGCTGAACCTGCGCGATCCGGTGCCGGTCGCGGCGCCCGAACCCGAACCGATCGACAATGCGATCGACGCGGTACAGGACATGCTCGGCAACCCGTTCGACGCGCCGCCGACGATCGAGGGGCCGGGCTTCGACGTCTCGCTCGACCGCGACGGCCAGGTCCGCATCGGCCCCAACGACCGCCGCCGCCGCGAGGAAGAACCGCCCCCGCCCGAAGACCGCCGCCCGCCGGAAGAGGACGAGCAATAG